From a single Glycine soja cultivar W05 chromosome 19, ASM419377v2, whole genome shotgun sequence genomic region:
- the LOC114399865 gene encoding heavy metal-associated isoprenylated plant protein 21-like: protein MGALDYLSNFCTVTSTRTKQKAMQTTEIKVRMDCNGCERRVRNAVSSIKGVKSVEVNRKESRVVMRGYVDPKKVLKRVRSTGKVRAQFWPYVEQHLV from the exons ATGGGTGCACTAGATTACCTCTCCAACTTTTGCACTGTAACCAGCACTAGGACCAAGCAGAAAGCAATGCAG ACAACAGAGATAAAAGTGAGAATGGACTGCAATGGTTGCGAAAGAAGAGTGAGAAATGCAGTGAGTTCAATAAAAGGAGTGAAATCTGTGGAGGTGAACAGAAAGGAGAGCAGGGTGGTAATGAGAGGATATGTGGATCCAAAGAAGGTGCTGAAGAGGGTAAGGAGCACAGGGAAAGTAAGAGCTCAGTTTTGGCCATATGTTGAACAACATCTGGTCTAG